The nucleotide window GTTCGATCGGTCCGCTTCTGGTGTTCAACACCTTCTTCGCCGCCCTGGTCGGCATCTGGGTGAATCGAGTCCTCGCTCATCATGGGCGCCGCCTGGAATTGGTGCGTTCGGTCGCGGAGGTCGCCCAGTACGCCGTGCTGCCCCCGCCCCCGGCACGTATCGGCGAGTTGGCCATCGCCGCCGTCTACAACGCCGCGCAGGTCGAGGCGTTGATCGGCGGAGATGCCTATGCCGTGCGGGACACACCCCACGGCGCCAGGTTTCTGATCGCCGATGTACGAGGAAAGGGCCTCGGCGCCGTCGGTGCGGTATCCGTGCTGTTGGGTGTGTTCCGGGAGGCGGCAGACCAAGAACCCGACCTTGTGGCATTGACCGCGCGCCTGGAGCGGGCCCTGGTCAAGGAGGCTTCCTTGCGTGACGAGACCGTCCAGATGGAGGGATTCGTCACCGCGGTGGTCGGGGAAATCCCGCCGGGCTCTGATTGCGTGCGTTTGCTGAATTGCGGTCATCCCGCGCCCTACCTGCTCGATGGGGACACGGTGCTTGCGCTGGAGACGAAAGATCCAGGTCTCCCCTTGGGAATGAGCGTCCTGGGCGGTCCGGAGGCAACGCTTCAGGAATGGCCGTTTCCGATCGGCGGCACGCTCTTGCTCATCACGGACGGAGTGACGGAGGCCCGGAATCGTGCGGGGACTTTTTACGACCCGGCGATCCGGCTCCGGGGGAAGGGGCCTTTTACTCAGCCCGCCGAGGCGGTCGAGGCATTGGTACGTGACGTCGAACGGTGGACCGGCGGTCCACGCGATGACGATATGGCGGTCCTGGCGGTCACCCGATGTGGGGAGAGAGCGGCCTCGGTGATCTGACGGGGCAGCGCTCACCACCATCGAGGCCATCAAGGTCATCAGGGCCATCGAGGTCATCAAGGTCATCGAGGGGCTGTAGTGGGGAGCCCGGGGGCGAACTTTCCGGGTACGGCCGGGAACTCACCGCGGCGTCCTCTCGACTCATGAGGCGAGGTTGCCGGCCGGCAGCCCGCTCGTGACGGTGAGGGGGAGGGGTGAGGGGAAGGTGAGACACCACGGGGCCCGTGGGGGGCGGCCCGGTCACCTCTCCGCGGCCGGTGAGGACCGCTGGTCGCTGGTCGCCGTGGCGGGGGTGCTGGCGTTCGTGGCGATGCTCGACATGAATGTCGTCAATGTGGCGCTGGCGGAGATCGCTGACGGCCTGCAGGTGTCCGTTGCCACTGCCCAGTGGGCGGCGCTGGGGTATCAACTACCCGTTGTGGCATTGCTGTTGCCCGTCGGGCGGTGGCTCGGCGGAGTGGGGCTGCGGTCCGCTGTGCTGGCCGCGACCTGCGGCTTCGGGCTGTGCAGTGCCCTGGCGGCCGTGGCGCCCTGGATGGGGTGGCTGATCGCCGCGCGCCTGATGCAGGGAGCGTGCGGGGCGGTGCTGTTCGTGCTGATGCCGGTGCTCGCGATGCGGTCCGTGCGGCCGGAGTCGCGCGGCCGGGCGATGAGTGTGCCGGCCACTCTGGGGCCGCTGGGGGCGGTGACCGGGCCCGCCGTGGGTGGTCTGCTGCTGGACCACCTGGGCTGGCGGTCGGTCTTCCTGGTGAAAATCCCCTTCTGTCTGCTCGCCCTCTTCCTGGCCTGGCGGGCCCTGCCGCGGGACGGCGGGTTGCGCCGGCCCGACCGGCGGTCGGTGGTGGACGCACTGCTGGTGGCCTCGGGGGTGGCGGTCCTGCTGTGGGCGCTGACCCTGGCGGCGGACCACCCGGCGTGGCTGGCGCTCGCCCCGGCGGCCGTCCCGGCGCTCTGGTGGTGGCTGCGCGGACCCGGCGGCCGCCCGGTGGCCGGCGTGCTGCGGGCCGCGGGGCTGTTCCGGGCCCACGGCGCGGTGCTGGCCCTCGCGGCCGGGTTCGCCGCCATGCACTACCTGGTCGCTCTGCACCTTCAGCGTGACGACGGGGTCAGCGCCACGACGACCGGGCTGACCGTGCTGGCCTTCCCGCTCGGTATGGGGCTGGCCGGGCCGCTCGGCGGGCGTCTCGCCGACCGGTACGGTGCCCGGCCGGTCGCGGTCACGGGCGCCGCCCTCACCACGGCCGGTCTGCTCCTGCTGATCCCGCTGGGTGACGGCTGGTCACCGCTGGAGGTGGCCTGGCGGCTGGCGCTGGCGGGCGTCGGGCTGGGCCTGAACGGCGGCCCCACCCAGGCCCTGATC belongs to Streptomyces sp. NBC_01454 and includes:
- a CDS encoding PP2C family protein-serine/threonine phosphatase, which gives rise to MDPFSTKWPWYVPLAPSALVIIGTAWNVYYPEDFWGDNVLGAAVVVAGALLSLRHTVAIAAALVLVDVPLLIGAGYLDRSIGPLLVFNTFFAALVGIWVNRVLAHHGRRLELVRSVAEVAQYAVLPPPPARIGELAIAAVYNAAQVEALIGGDAYAVRDTPHGARFLIADVRGKGLGAVGAVSVLLGVFREAADQEPDLVALTARLERALVKEASLRDETVQMEGFVTAVVGEIPPGSDCVRLLNCGHPAPYLLDGDTVLALETKDPGLPLGMSVLGGPEATLQEWPFPIGGTLLLITDGVTEARNRAGTFYDPAIRLRGKGPFTQPAEAVEALVRDVERWTGGPRDDDMAVLAVTRCGERAASVI
- a CDS encoding MFS transporter; translated protein: MRHHGARGGRPGHLSAAGEDRWSLVAVAGVLAFVAMLDMNVVNVALAEIADGLQVSVATAQWAALGYQLPVVALLLPVGRWLGGVGLRSAVLAATCGFGLCSALAAVAPWMGWLIAARLMQGACGAVLFVLMPVLAMRSVRPESRGRAMSVPATLGPLGAVTGPAVGGLLLDHLGWRSVFLVKIPFCLLALFLAWRALPRDGGLRRPDRRSVVDALLVASGVAVLLWALTLAADHPAWLALAPAAVPALWWWLRGPGGRPVAGVLRAAGLFRAHGAVLALAAGFAAMHYLVALHLQRDDGVSATTTGLTVLAFPLGMGLAGPLGGRLADRYGARPVAVTGAALTTAGLLLLIPLGDGWSPLEVAWRLALAGVGLGLNGGPTQALIMGAAPPDRAATVGSTVQCARSLGFTLGPALATAVWGLSGPGAGVRAGLVLAATAAALAVPLLALTGRRLAPLPAKTTDAAPAAHD